The Solanum lycopersicum chromosome 9, SLM_r2.1 genome window below encodes:
- the LOC101248512 gene encoding trihelix transcription factor DF1 codes for MDSGSLYSNMGPGMLGLEMSLHHQIPPQNTHHHLHQQPPPHPQPQPHHHPMVSFAHQENNDNQQQTLRQVFPFGSNKAKNQSLNFSDDDEPVPGVSADNNSTDDGKRNGNKTCPWQRMKWTDNMVRLLIMVVYYIGDEVGSEGNINNDSSGKKKGGSGGGGGGGVGVLQKKGKWKSVSRAMMERGFYVSPQQCEDKFNDLNKRYKRVNDILGKGTSCRVVENQKLLETMDHLSPKMKEEVKKLLNSKHLYFREMCAYHNSCGHNGGSGSGVANPQAHQNQSEQQQQQQRCLHSSENTNPRIGASLVVGSKMPKGGENDEENEDEDEEDEDEEDDDDEVSGARGGHEHDHQSHEEEDDDMDERSRKRQRKLGTSSPMVQQLSTELANVVQDRGRSSLEKMQWMKTKMMQLEEQHVSYLCQAFELQKQRLKWKKFISKKEREMERDKLINERKKLENERMVLLLKQKELELLDYHQHHPNNNHRNSDPSSVTG; via the coding sequence aTGGATTCTGGTAGTTTATATTCAAACATGGGTCCTGGTATGTTGGGATTAGAAATGTCATTGCATCATCAAATCCCTCCACAGAACACTCACCATCACTTGCATCAACAACCTCCACCTCACCCCCAGCCCCAACCCCACCACCACCCCATGGTTTCATTTGCacatcaagaaaataatgataaCCAACAACAAACATTGAGGCAAGTTTTTCCATTTGGTAGCAACAAGGCTAAAAATCAAAGCTTGAATTTTAGTGATGATGATGAACCTGTTCCTGGTGTTAGTGCTGACAATAATAGTACTGATGATGGTAAAAGGAATGGTAATAAGACTTGTCCTTGGCAAAGAATGAAGTGGACTGATAATATGGTTAGGTTGTTGATTATGGTGGTTTATTATATTGGTGATGAAGTTGGTTCTGAAGGGaatatcaacaatgattcaagtgggaaaaagaaaggtgggagtggtgggggtgggggtgggggtgtaGGGGTTTTGCAAAAAAAGGGGAAATGGAAATCAGTTTCTAGAGCTATGATGGAAAGGGGTTTTTATGTGTCACCACAACAATGTGAAGACAAATTCAATGACTTGAATAAAAGGTACAAGAGGGTTAATGACATTCTTGGAAAAGGTACTTCTTGTAGAGTTGTGGAGAATCAAAAGTTGCTTGAAACAATGGATCATTTATCAccaaaaatgaaagaagaagtGAAGAAGTTGTTGAATTCTAAGCACTTGTATTTCAGAGAAATGTGTGCTTATCATAATAGTTGTGGTCATAATGGTGGTAGTGGGAGTGGAGTTGCTAATCCACAAGCTCATCAAAACCAATCagagcagcaacaacagcaacagagGTGTCTGCATTCATCAGAAAATACAAATCCAAGAATTGGTGCTAGTTTAGTAGTAGGGTCTAAAATGCCAAAAGGGGGGGAAAATGACGAGGAGAACGAGGACGAGGACGAGGAGGATGAAGATGAGGAGGATGACGATGATGAGGTGTCTGGTGCAAGAGGAGGACACGAACACGATCATCAGAGCCACGAAGAGGAGGACGATGACATGGATGAAAGATCAAGAAAGAGGCAAAGAAAGTTGGGAACCTCATCACCAATGGTACAACAATTGAGTACTGAATTGGCTAATGTAGTTCAAGATAGAGGGAGGAGTTCACTTGAGAAGATGCAATGGATGAAAACTAAAATGATGCAATTAGAAGAACAACATGTTAGCTATTTGTGTCAAGCATTTGAGCTCCAAAAGCAAAGATTGAAATGGAAGAAGTTTATAAGCAAGAAGGAGAGGGAAATGGAAAGGGATAAACTAATCAATGAGAGGAAAAAATTGGAGAATGAAAGAATGGTGCTTTTGTTGAAACAAAAAGAGCTTGAACTTCTTGATTATCATCAACACCATCCAAACAATAACCATAGGAATAGTGACCCTTCTTCTGTTACTGGATGa